In a single window of the Cuculus canorus isolate bCucCan1 chromosome 25, bCucCan1.pri, whole genome shotgun sequence genome:
- the CD79B gene encoding B-cell antigen receptor complex-associated protein beta chain, which yields MAALSTRLWVLQANLWLMSLVTGGISADNNSTRNSTDGRCPMVQQHPRYVAAKKNMPVHFICYTQEPHRMQWYKLVEDSDDLYELDHNSSHYSIVRKDKLINFTIFKITYKDNGIYVCDSKNLTAEKKQPHLCGTELRVMGHSNIQQIQNRNTLKDAIIIIQSILLVVFISIPMLLFLDKGESKESPEEDHTYEGLEVDQMATYEDITPFRDVKAKWTVGEHPGEE from the exons ATGGCTGCTCTTAGCACAAGGCTCTGGGTGCTCCAGGCAAACCTCTGGCTCATGTCCTTGGTCACAG gtgggatctcagCAGACAATAACAGCACCAGGAACAGCACAG ATGGTAGGTGCCCCATGGTGCAGCAGCACCCGCGCTACGTGGCGGCCAAGAAGAACATGCCTGTCCACTTCATCTGCTACACCCAGGAGCCCCATAGAATGCAGTGGTACAAACTGGTGGAGGACAGCGATGACCTCTACGAGCTGGATCACAACAGCTCCCACTACAGCATCGTGAGGAAAGACAAACTCATTAACTTCACCATCTTCAAGATCACCTACAAGGACAATGGCATCTATGTGTGTGACAGCAAGAACCTCACGGCGGAGAAGAAGCAGCCACACTTGTGTGGGACAGAGCTCAGAGTCATGG GTCACAGCAATATCCAGCAGATTCAGAACAGGAACACACTGAAAGATgccatcatcatcatccagtCCATCCTGCTGGTCGTCTTTATCAGCATCCCCATGCTCCTCTTCCTAGATAAA GGTGAAAGCAAGGAAAgcccagaggaggaccacaCCTATGAG GGCCTGGAAGTGGACCAGATGGCCACCTATGAGGACATCACACCTTTCCGGGATGTGAAGGCCAAGTGGACAGTTGGGGAGCACCCAGGAGAGGAGTGA